CGTTTCGTAAAACACATTATCAAGGATAATATGGACAAAACATACACAGTTACTATGTATGACCCGAAAGGAAAACAAATATCAGTTGGTGTAGGTGGCGACTATTTTATCGGTAATAGTGGCGATTTAGGTGCCTTAGGCGGCAGAAATAAAGAAGTCACTTGGGCTACGATTCTCGAAAAGGCTATGATTAAGTGGAATCAGATCTATCAAGGTAGTTCTAATGTCGGTGGTATTGGTACTGAATATGTTTCTGCTATCTTTACCGGCGACGGGGAAAGTGTAGGTTTCGGTGCAAATGCATTGATTGCCGAAGACTTACAACGCGCGGTGGAAGTGTCGCTCAAACAGGGTAGACTGGTGATCGGTGGTTTTACAAGAAGCGGTGAACAGGTAGATCAAAATTGGCAGACGACCAGTGGGCATGCGTTTACGTTTATCTTGCCGGATGATAATACTCATCTTTTCAAGATGCGGAATCCTTGGGGAGGTACTACTGACGGTGTGATGAAAGTGAAGGATGACGGACGGATTCCGCCGATGATTGACTTACGTATTTGTGCGCCGGGAGCAGCCAAGAATTATGGAGTGGGACCGGACTTGGGAGGATATATACCTAATTTCTAATTTCAAATCTTAAAAGAAAAACATCATGAAGAAACTTATTTATATAATGTTGTCGTTGTGTTGCCTGGTTTTTTATAGTTGTGGCATGACGGAACCTTGGAAAGACTGGGAACATGAAGGTGACATGAGTGCAGACCGCTTGCGTCCTTCAGAGGTAAAAGAACTACTGTGTGCGGCAGACGGATGGAAAATGATTTATCAAGGAGTAACGTTCTACTTTCAGTTTGATGAAGAAGGAAATGTAGCATCGGATTCAGACGAAACGTTGTTGAAGAATGAGGTTGGAACAGATTATTCTCTGGATTTCCAGGGGGAAAAAGCGGTGTTGCTTACCTTGCTGAATGGAGGAATGCTACAATATTTGAACGAAAACTCGGAGACGACATTTGTCATTACGGGGTATTCTGATTCACAAATTACAGCTGTAGGACAGACGCATGGCAAAGAAATGATCTTGACTCCGGTCTCAACTGCAGCTTTGCAACAAGCTAAGGAGAGAAAACGATTGGCCATTATTGCTTATAATAAAGCACAAGCCATGGATTTGCTTAAGGGAGAGTTGAATAATGGTGTATTTCGTAGGTCATCCTCTTCTTTCCTTGCACACTATTTGATTATTTGCGACGAGAGCAATAATTGGAAAGTGAAGATTTCTGCAATAGATAACGGTGTGGTAAAACACACAGAGTATCCGATGATAATTGATACAACGAATGATGAAAATGCAGTGTTGACTTTGGGTAGCAATGTGACGGTAGATGGAATAAGTTTAAATAAACTCTATTACAACTATTTGAATGGTGAAATTGAAACTGACAATGCTAATGTTGTATGTGATACTCGGAAAGCCTCTGATATTGCAGCATGGTATGCAAATGGTTGGAAGACCCATATAGTAGATCAGGATGAGATTCATGCAGACTTTAAGGGAATCTTCCACTCTGGTGTGGAGTTTGATGATCGTAATCCGAGGAATTTGATTGCTTGTCCGTGGAGTGGTATGGGATCTTATATTGGCTTTGCGGTTACTATGACAGCAGATAATGCTACTGGTCGTATATTCATCAGCTTGGGCGAACCATATGATTTATTCGGATGGAATAATAATCCGGCTGATTATAACCGTGTACAGCAGGATTACAGTAAATTCCTCTCTTTCTGTGTTTCGGAAGACGGCTTCTATTGGAGTTATGATGACAACGACAGTATGGTGTATGTGCTAAGTGCTACAGGCGAGCGTTGGTTTAGAATGAAGAAGTAACCAGTCTTTGAAAAAAGCAAGAAAGTAAACAGAACATAATCTCGATTACTTTCTTGCTTTTGTTTTTGTTTGTACTCTATTTGTATTTTCTTATGGGCAATTATTTGATTATTAGTAATTTAATTTGTGCTCTGTTTGACTCCTAGTTCTCTACTCTGACATTCTCGCCCGGACGTGCTTTTTGTCACGTCAGAGTATAGTTATTAATTTTCTATTGCGTTAATTTGTAACGTGAATAATAACACTCGCTAATCTAATATTAATAGTTTAACTCTTATATCATGAATAAACAGAAACTGCTGTCTATCACAATGACTCTATTGTTGGGAGTCTCCTCTATCTTTGCGCAAAAGCAGCCGGTGGATTACGTGAATCCCCTGATGGGAACCGACTCCAAGATTTCGCTCTCCAACGGAAACACCTATCCTGCCATTGCACTGCCTTGGGGGATGAACTTTTGGATGCCGCAGACCGGAAAGATGGGGGACGGTTGGGCTTACACGTATGCTTCTGACAAAATCAGAGGTTTCAAGCAGACCCACCAGCCCAGTCCCTGGATCAATGACTACGGACAGTTCTCCATTATGCCGATGACCAAACAGCTGAAGATTGATCAGGATAGCCGTGCTTCCTGGTTTTCGCATAAGGCAGAGAAAGCAACTCCTTATTATTACAGTGTTTATCTGTCAGAGTATAACATGACAACGGAGATTGCCCCGACGGAGCGTTGTGCGTATTTCCGTTTTACTTTCCCCGAAGCGTCCGATGCTTATGTGGTAGTAGATGCTTTCGACCGTGGTTCGTATGTGAAGGTGATTCCCGAAGAAAATAAGATTGTAGGTTATACGACACGTAACAGTGGCGGTGTTCCGCAGAATTTCAGGAACTACTTTGTGATAGAGTTCGACAAGCCTTTTACATTTAATAAAGTATGGGCGGACTACCATCTGGTAGAGACGCATCTTGAACTGCAATCCAATCACGTAGGTGCTGCCATCGGTTTTTCGACAAAGAAAGGAGAACAGGTGCATGCCAAAGTGGCTTCCTCATTCATCAGCCCCGAACAGGCGGAACTGAATCTGAAAGAAATCGGAAACAAGACATTCGAACAGACCAAGGAAGCCGGACGTAAAGCTTGGAATGACGTACTGGGACGTATCAAAGTCGAAGACGATGATGAGAACCGGATGCGTACCTTCTATTCTTGTCTGTATCGTTCGGTATTATTCCCCCGTATGTTCCACGAAGTGAATGCGAAGGGTGAAACGGTACATTACAGCCCTTATAACGGTGAAATCCGTCCGGGATATATGTTTACCGATACCGGTTTCTGGGATACGTTCCGTTGCCTGTTCCCGTTTGTCAATTTGATATATCCTTCAATGGGAGAGAAGATGCAGGAAGGACTGTTGAATACATATCTTGAAAGCGGATTCTTCCCCGAATGGGCGAGTCCGGGACATCGTGGCTGTATGGTCGGAAACAATTCGGCTTCCGTAGTGGCAGATGCTTTTATGAAGAATGTGACCAAAGCGGATGCGGAGAAAATGTATGAAGGTTTGCTCAAAGGAGCCAACAGTGTACATCCGAGAGTTTCTACAACAGGGCGCCGTGGATACGAATATTATAATAAACTGGGTTATGTGCCTTACGATGTAAAGATTAACGAGAATGCGGCGCGTACATTAGAGTATGCATACGATGACTGGTGCATCTACCGAATGGGTGAAAAGCTAGGGCGTCCGGCAGAAGAACTGGAACTCTATAAGAGCAGAAGCCAGAACTACCGCAACCTGTTCGACCCTGAAACAAAACTGATGCGTGGCAAGAACGCCGATGGCACCTTCCAGACTCCTTTTAATCCGTTCAAGTGGGGGGATGCCTTTACCGAAGGAAACAGCTGGCACTATACGTGGTCTGTATTTCATGATGTACAGGGACTGGCCGATTTGATGGGCGGCAGAAAGATGTTTGTCAGTATGCTCGATTCTGTGTTCAACCTTCCACCGATATTTGATGATAGCTACTACGGAGGTGTGATTCATGAAATCCGTGAAATGGAAATTGCCAATATGGGTAACTATGCGCACGGCAACCAGCCTATCCAGCACATGATTTACTTGTATAACTATGCAGGCGAGCCCTGGAAAGCACAGTACTGGCTGCGTGAAGTGATGAACCGCCTCTACTTTGCCACTCCCGACGGTTATTGTGGTGATGAGGATAACGGACAGACTTCTGCCTGGTATGTGTTTACCGCTTTAGGCTTCTATCCGGTATGTCCGGGCAGCAATGAATATGTGATGGGTGCTCCTTATTTCAAGAAAGCGACGATCACACTGGAGAACGGCAAGAAACTGGAAATCTCCGCTCCTAAAAATAGTGATGCCAATCGTTACATCCGTTCGCTGAACTATAACGGTAAGAACTATACAAAGAATTATCTGAATCATTTCGACTTGCTGAAAGGCGGACGTCTGGTATTTGATATGGATAATAAACCGAATAAAGGAAGAGGTATTAACGAATCCGACTTCCCCTATTCCTTCTCTCGTGATAACAAGTAAGCAGGTATGAATAAGATGAAAAAGAAAGTATTGATGATGACTATGGCGGCGGTAACCTTGTCCGCCGTAGCTCAGCAACCGGTAGATTACGTTAATCCGATTATCGGAACCAATGGTATGGGGCATACTTTTCCCGGTGCTTGCACCCCTTTCGGATGGGTACAGCTGAGTCCGGACACAGACACAATTCCACATAATGTGAATGGAGCTTATCAGAAGAATGCGTATGAATATTGTGCCGGTTACCAGTATCGGGATAAAACCATCGTAGGTTTCAGTCACACCCACCTCAGCGGCACGGGACATTCCGACCTGGGAGATATATTGCTGATGCCTGCTGTCGGCGATGTAAAATTGAATCCCGGACGGGCGGACCATCCGGAAGAGGGTTACCGTTCGCGCTTCGATCATGCCACAGAGAAAGCGACACCCGGATACTACGAAGTGATGCTGGACGACTATGGCATTAAAGCGCAACTGACAGCTACTCAACGGACGGGTGTACATAAATATACCTTCCCGAAAGGAAAAGACGGTCATCTGATCCTGGACCTGGTGCATGGTATCTATAATTATGACGGCAAAGTATTGTGGGCAAACCTGCGGGTGGAAAACGATACATTGCTGACAGGATACCGCATCACCAACGGATGGGCACGTACGAATTATACCTATTTTGCCATTTCCTTGTCACAGCCGATCAAGGATTACGGATATAAGGATAAGGAAAAGGTATTGTACAATGGCTTTTGGCGTCGTTTCAAGCTGGAGAAGAATTTCCCGGAAATCACTGGTCGAAAGATCGTGGCTTACTTTAACTTCGAAACGGCCAAAGATCCCGAACTGGTTGTAAAGGTAGCCTTGTCGGCAGTCAGCACGGAAGGCGCTGTAAAGAACCTGCGTGCCGAGGCTTCCGGAAAGAGCTTCGAACAGTTGGCGGAAGCTGCACGGACAGACTGGAACAATGAACTGGATCATTTCGAAATAGAAGGTACACCGGATCAGAAGGCGATGTTCTACACTTCGCTTTATCATACCATGATTAATCCGTCCGTGTATATGGACGTAGACGGTTCCTATCGTGGTCTGGATCATAACATACATCAGGCGAAAGGATTCACTAACTATACTATATTCTCACTTTGGGATACATATCGCGCGGAACATCCGTTCCTTAACCTGGTGAAACCGGAACGCAATGCGGATATGGTGGAATCAATGATCAAACATGAACAGCAGAGCGTGCATGGCATGTTGCCGATATGGAGCCTGATGGGAAATGAGAACTGGTGTATGAGCGGTTATCATGCTGTGTCTGTGCTGGCGGATGCAATAACCAAAGGAGTTTTTTCAAATGTGGATGAGGCATTATCGGCGATGGTTAGCACATCTACGGTACCTTACTATGAAGGTGTAGCCGATTATATGAAGCTGGGATATATCCCGCTGGACAAGAGTGGTACGGCAGCTTCCTCTACGTTGGAATATGCATACGACGACTGGACTATTTATCAGACAGCCTTGAAAGCCGGTAATAAAGAGATAGCGGATACTTACCGCAAACGTGCTCTCAACTATCGTAACATCTATGATACAAGCATCGGTTTTGCCCGTCCCCGCTACAGTGACGGCACATTCAAAAAAGAGTTCGATGTGTTGCAAACTTACGGCGAAGGCTTTATCGAAGGTAATTCATGGAACTTCTCCTTTCATGTACCGCATGATGTGTTTGGTATGATCGACCTGATGGGAGGAGAAAAGACATTCGTACAGAAACTGGACGAACTCTTCTCCATGCATCTGCCGGAGAAGTACTATGAACATAATGAGGATATTACGGAAGAATGCCTGGTAGGTGGATACGTACATGGCAATGAACCGAGCCATCATGTACCTTATTTGTACGCATGGACCTCCCAACCGTGGAAAACACAGTACTGGCTGCGTGAAATCCTGAACAAGATGTATAAGAATGACATCAACGGACTGGGTGGAAATGATGATTGCGGACAGATGTCGGCATGGTATCTTTTCTCTGTGATGGGCTTCTATCCGGTTTGTCCGGGTACAGACCAGTATGTCCTTGGTGCTCCCTATCTGCCCTATCTGAAGCTGACACTTCCCAACGGAAAGACACTGGAAATCAAAGCGCCGGGCGTCAGCGACAAGAAGCGTTATGTACAGTCACTGAAACTGAACGGTGAGTCTTATGATAAAATGTACATCACACACGAGGATATCCTGAAAGGAGGCGTATTGGAATTTAAAATGTCGGCATCGCCCAACAAACGTCGTGGAGTATCGGTGCAGGACAAACCTTATTCATTAACTAATGGAATCAATTAACAGCATCAATAAATAATCAAGAAAAGAATATGAAAAAGAGACATTTGGTATATGCAATTGCCCTGATTGTGGGCATGGGAGCTTGTGCGGCAAGTGCGAAGAAGCAAGCCGAAGCAAAACCGGACGTATGGAAAAGCTACAATGTAGGAACTGTCTTGTTCGAAGATAAAGCTTCGGAAACAAAAGGTTCGGACATTTATCACCGGATCATTCCGGATGCGGAGTCTTATATCAAAGAGCAGGCACGCACTGTATTGGCTACTCTTTATAACTCACCGGAAGACAGCATAACTCCGGTGAACAAGATACATTATACACTGGAAGACATCGAAGGAATTTCTGCCAAAGGCGGTGGTAATGGAGACGTTACTATCTTCTACAGCACACGGCATATCGAGAAATCATTTGCGGAAAACGATACGGCAAAGCTGTTCTTCGAAACGCGTGGGGTACTGTTGCACGAACTGACACACGCCTATCAGCTGGAACCGCAAGGCATCGGCTCTTACGGAACCAATCGTGTATTCTGGGCATTTATTGAAGGAATGGCAGATGCCGTACGTGTAGCCAACGGCGGATTCGACGGACCGAATGCCCGTCCGAAAGGAGGAAACTACATGGACGGTTATCGGACAGCAGGTTATTTCTTCGTCTGGTTGCGCGACAATAAAGATCCTGAATTCCTGCGTAAGTTTAACCGTAGCACACTGGAGGTGATTCCCTGGTCGTTTGACGGAGCTATCAAGCATATCTTGGGAACGGAATATAGCATAGATGAACTATGGCATGAATATCAGGTTGCCGTAGGTGATATACAGGTGTAATATACGATTGGATATGGTTAATAAAGTTGGTAGAAAAAGGTTGTTTTTGGTTTGGTCGTGTCTGGTGAGTATCTTGCCGGGCATGGCTCAAACTGAAAAGCTGACGGACTACGTGAACCCGTTTGTCGGTACGGATGGTTATGGAAATGTTTATCCCGGTGCACAGATTCCTTTCGGGGGAATCCAGATAAGCCCCGATACGGACAGCCGCTTCTATGATGCAGCTTCCGGATACAAATACAATCATCTGACATTGATGGGATTCAGTTTGACGCACTTGAGCGGAACAGGTATTCCGGACTTGGGCGACTTTCTGTTTATCCCCGGAACGGGAGAAATGAAACTGGAACCCGGTACTCATGAAGATCCCGATCAAGGCTATCGTTCGCGTTATTCACATGATAAGGAGTGGGCGTCCCCCAATTATTATGCTGTGGAACTGGCAGACTATGGAGTCAAAGCCGAAATGACTTCCGGTGTGCGTAGCGGTATGTTCCGTTTTACTTATCCGGAGTCGGACAATGCGTTCATCATGATTGATATGAACCATACGCTCTGGCAATCCTGCGAATGGTCGAATCTGCGAATGATAAACGATTCGACTATCACCGGATACAAACTGGTGAAAGGGTGGGGGCCGGAACGTCATGTGTACTTCACGGCTACTTTCTCGAAGAAGTTGACCGGACTGCGCTTTGTACAAGACAAAAAGCCGGTTATTTATAACACTTCCCGATTCCGCAGTTCTTACGAAGCCTGGGGAAAGAATCTGATGGCTTGTATCTCCTTTGATACAAAGGCAGGAGAAGAAGTGACGGTGAAAACAGCCATCTCTGCAGTCAGCACAGACGGTGCCCGGAATAATATGAAGGAACTCGACGGATTAACTTTCAACGAGTTAAGGGCGAAAGGGGAAGCCCTTTGGGAAAAGGAACTTGGAAAATATACGTTGACTGCTGACCGAAAGACAAAGGAAACGTTTTATACTTCCGCCTATCATGCCGCTCTGCATCCGTTTATCTTTCAGGATTCGGACGGGCAGTTCCGCGGACTAGACAAGAACATAGAAAAAGCGGAAGGATTCACGAACTATACGGTGTTCTCCCTTTGGGATACCTATCGGGCTTTGCATCCCTGGTTTAACTTGGTTCAGCAGGAGGTGAATGCGGACATTGCAAATTCTATGTTGGCTCATTACGACAAGAGTGTGGAGAAGATGCTTCCTATCTGGTCTTTCTACGGCAACGAAACCTGGTGTATGATTGGTTATCACGCCGTATCCGTATTGGCGGATATGATCGTGAAAGAAGTGAAAGGCTTTGATTACGAGCGTGCATACGAAGCGATGAAAACCACAGCGATGAATTCGAACTACGATTGCCTTCCGGAATATCGTGAAATGGGCTATGTACCATTCGATAAGGAAGCGGAGTCAGTGTCAAAGACACTGGAATATGCTTATGATGATTATTGCATCGCACAGGCAGCCAAGAAATTAGGCAAAGAAGACGATTATCATTATTTCCTCAACCGTGCTTTGTCTTATCAGACCTTGATTGACCCCGAAACGAAATATATGCGCGGACGCGACAGCAAAGGTGACTGGCGCACTCCGTTTACTCCGGTTGCCTATCAGGGTCCGGGATCGGTACATGGCTGGGGTGATATAACGGAAGGATTCACGATGCAATATACCTGGTATGTTCCACAAGATGTGCAGGGATATATCAACGAGGCCGGCAAGGAACTGTTCCGCAAACGCCTGGATGAGCTTTTTACGGTAGAACTGCCGGATGATATCCCCGGAGCACATGATATACAGGGACGTATCGGAGCCTATTGGCATGGAAATGAGCCTTGTCATCATGTCGCTTACCTCTACAACTACCTGAAAGAACCGTGGAAATGTCAGAAGTGGATACGTACCATCGTCGACCGTTTCTACGGAAATACACCGGATGCATTGAGTGGTAACGATGATTGCGGACAGATGTCTGCGTGGTATATGTTCAACTGCATCGGTTTCTATCCGGTGGCTCCGTCCAGCAATATTTATAATATCGGTTCGCCATGCGCAGAGGCTATTACGGTCCGGATGAGTAATGGAAAAAACATTGAAATGACAGCGGACAACTGGTCGCCGAAGAACCTGTACGTGAAGGAGCTTTATGTCAACGGTAAAAAGTACGATAAGTCCTACCTGACGTATGATGATATCCGTGATGGAGTGAAACTTCGTTTTGTGATGAGCGGCAAGCCGAATTACAAACGGGCGGTGTCCGATGAGGCTGTACCTCCTTCGATTTCTTTACCGGAGAAGACGATGAAGTATAAATCATCAATTGGGTTTTAATAAGGTTAGGTATTAAGATAAAAATGGAAAGGATGAGGCTGGGCTTCATCCTTTTTTTAGAACTGATATCCGATACTTATAAAGAACGAATGCATATAAGCGGGATTTCAATATAGTCCCGCTTGTTTTACTTTTTGCTCGAAAACCATTCCTTAAATTCCGCTACCCGTGCTTTGCTTACCAATATCTTCTCTGTCATTCTGGAGTGACGCAGATTAATGGACAACCGGCTGTTGAACCATAAATCAATATCCTTTATCGCCTCCCTTGAAATCAGAAACTGCCGGTTGACTCTGAAGAAGAGACTAGGATTTAAACAATCGACCAATTCATCCAGCGTAAGAGAAAAATTGTATTCCATCCCGTCCGTTAAGACAGCTTTTACCTGACAATCTTTGATGTAGAACAGTTGAATCATGTCGATTGAGACAGGAAGCAGCTTATCGCCTTTCATCGGTATGAGGAAATGTGTCTTGTAGTTCTCCTGCTTTTTCAGCGAGTGAATGAGATGAAGCAGTTCCTCTTCCTTATTTTCCCGCTTGCTTCCGTTTTCGGGGATGGCATCCTGCAAGTTGTCCAATTTCTCAAACGCATGTTCGATGTCCTCCTTGCCGATAGGTTTCAGCAGATAGTCGATACTGTTCACTTTGAAGGCACGCAGGGCATATTCGTCGTAAGCCGTGGTGAAGATAATGGGGCAGGTGATGCTGATATGATCGAATATTTCGAAGGCAGAACCGTCTGCCAGATGAATATCCATAAAAACGAGTTCCGGCATCGGGTGGATGCCGAACCATTCGATGGTGGAATTGATGCTGTCCAGTATGGCAATGATTTCAGCTTCCGGTTTCACTTCGTTGAGCAGTGAAGTCAGATTGCGTACGGCTGCCTTTTCATCTTCAATAATAACTGTTTTCATGGTTCATTGTTCTTACTTCATTGTACTTCATCAATGAGAGGAATGCAGACGGTGAATTCTTTGTCCTCTGTGATCTGTATGTCCTGTTTGAATAATAGCCGGTAGCGCTTGGCGAGATTGGCAAGTCCGATGCCGGTTCCGGGAGTAGCGGTCCATTTGGGCTGGATGTCGTTGCTGACGGACAGATAACCTTCGCTGTCGGTCGAAATATGGATAGTCAGCGGTTTGCGGTCGCTGATTTCATTGTGTTTCACGGCATTCTCTATCAGTACTTGTACTGCCATCGGAGGAAGACGGTAGTCTTCGAAAGATTTCCCTATCTGTATATCAAATTGCAGATTATTCTCAAAGCGCATTTTCAGCAGGAAGATGTAAGCAGAAGCGAATTCCATCTCTTCCCGCAGGCTGACGCTTTGCGATTCGTTGCTTTGTAGCGTATACCTCAGTACCCGTGAGAGTTCCTGAATATAATCCTGTGCCTTGTCCTGATTTTCGCGCACCAGTGAACGCAGCGTATTCAGTGAGTTGAACAACATGTGCGGATTGAGCTGATTCTTCAATACTTCATACTGGTTGCGGATGTTTTCCGCCTGTAACTGTTCGTTCTCAATCAATACCAGTTGCTGGCGGCGGACAAGGTAGATGATGCAGCAACTGCTGGTGACGAGGCAAGCCATGATGAAGTCGCGCAACGGATGGAGATAGTGGTGCACCATCGCATCGATGGCGGGAATGTCGAATGTCCGGTGCAGGAAGACAAACACTTGTCCCAGCAGATTGCTGAGTATCCATGTCAGGATGAAGGAAAGCAGAATCTTTGCAGCCGTTATTTTAATGGACGCCTGGTTGAAATGGAACAAGCGCGTATTGATGGCAAAAAGTATGAGTAACGAAACGAAGGTAAACAGAATCTCATTTGCCACATCCATAAACTTCATCCCCGGGAAAAGCGAATGGCTTTCGAAACGGTCGAAGAGAGAGACCGATTCCGGAAAATGAATGAGCACAGCCACCATCAGCGAGATGATGACCGTGGACAGGAAATACTTATCTTTATTGATAGCTTTCAATACCATGTTGCAAAGATAATGGTTAATTACGAATTATGCATGATGAATGGCTGTCGCTGCACGGCAGATTATTGTTTTTGGATATGTGCCGTGACGTACATCCCCGGTCGGAACTGCGGATTCGTCTCCTTGATGGAAGCGTATACTTCGAGTGAGCGGTTCACTTCGTCCACTTTTTGTCCGATGGAGATGACCGTGCCGTTGAACGTTTGTGTACCCATGCCGTTGACACGGAATTGTACGGGACTGCCTGTTTGCATATCTGCAAGGTCTTTTTCGTAGGTAGTCAGGCAGAGCATCGGTGCGCTTTTATCGATCACTTCGCAGAGAGCTTCTCCCGGATTGATGTACTTTCCCATGTTCATAGCTACATTGACCACATATCCGCTGATAGGAGCTTTTACTTCCAGAAGCGGCTGGATGCCATCCCGAAGCAGTGTTTCCGGATTCACGCCCAAAAGCGAAAGTTGTGCGGCGGCAGCATCCTGACGGCTTTTCATCGAAAGATAATCCGCTTTGCTTTGCTGGAACTTCTTCTGCGAAGCCGCTTGTTCGGCAGAGAGATTCTTTTGCCGTTCGTATTCCATACGCAGATATTCTGTTTGTGCGTGGCTGTCCAGATAAGTCTGTTGGAGGGTGATAAACTCCGGATTCTCCAAAGTGGCGATTACAGAGTTCTTGGTAACGTGTTGTCCGGGGAGTAAGGAAGTGTTTTTGATCACTCCGCCGATAGTCAGTGCGACGGTTGCCTGCCGTTGGGGCGGAAGGACGATCCGGCCGTTGAACGAAACCTGATTGGGGCGGGAAGTGGCGGAAGTGATTGCATCCACTTCGGGCTGTGCAGTGGCATCGGCGTCGCTTTGACCATTGTTTTTTCCCATTTCCGGATTCACGCTTTCTGTTGCAGGGTCCGCCACAGACTCTGAATCCGCCGTTTGTTGTTGTCCCTTGCAAGCTATTAAGGCGAGCAGAAGGATGGGGTAAAATATCTTTCTCATACACATTTTTATATTAAGTACTCTTGCAAAATAATC
This sequence is a window from Bacteroides thetaiotaomicron VPI-5482. Protein-coding genes within it:
- a CDS encoding DUF4302 domain-containing protein; its protein translation is MKKLIYIMLSLCCLVFYSCGMTEPWKDWEHEGDMSADRLRPSEVKELLCAADGWKMIYQGVTFYFQFDEEGNVASDSDETLLKNEVGTDYSLDFQGEKAVLLTLLNGGMLQYLNENSETTFVITGYSDSQITAVGQTHGKEMILTPVSTAALQQAKERKRLAIIAYNKAQAMDLLKGELNNGVFRRSSSSFLAHYLIICDESNNWKVKISAIDNGVVKHTEYPMIIDTTNDENAVLTLGSNVTVDGISLNKLYYNYLNGEIETDNANVVCDTRKASDIAAWYANGWKTHIVDQDEIHADFKGIFHSGVEFDDRNPRNLIACPWSGMGSYIGFAVTMTADNATGRIFISLGEPYDLFGWNNNPADYNRVQQDYSKFLSFCVSEDGFYWSYDDNDSMVYVLSATGERWFRMKK
- a CDS encoding GH92 family glycosyl hydrolase, which produces MNKQKLLSITMTLLLGVSSIFAQKQPVDYVNPLMGTDSKISLSNGNTYPAIALPWGMNFWMPQTGKMGDGWAYTYASDKIRGFKQTHQPSPWINDYGQFSIMPMTKQLKIDQDSRASWFSHKAEKATPYYYSVYLSEYNMTTEIAPTERCAYFRFTFPEASDAYVVVDAFDRGSYVKVIPEENKIVGYTTRNSGGVPQNFRNYFVIEFDKPFTFNKVWADYHLVETHLELQSNHVGAAIGFSTKKGEQVHAKVASSFISPEQAELNLKEIGNKTFEQTKEAGRKAWNDVLGRIKVEDDDENRMRTFYSCLYRSVLFPRMFHEVNAKGETVHYSPYNGEIRPGYMFTDTGFWDTFRCLFPFVNLIYPSMGEKMQEGLLNTYLESGFFPEWASPGHRGCMVGNNSASVVADAFMKNVTKADAEKMYEGLLKGANSVHPRVSTTGRRGYEYYNKLGYVPYDVKINENAARTLEYAYDDWCIYRMGEKLGRPAEELELYKSRSQNYRNLFDPETKLMRGKNADGTFQTPFNPFKWGDAFTEGNSWHYTWSVFHDVQGLADLMGGRKMFVSMLDSVFNLPPIFDDSYYGGVIHEIREMEIANMGNYAHGNQPIQHMIYLYNYAGEPWKAQYWLREVMNRLYFATPDGYCGDEDNGQTSAWYVFTALGFYPVCPGSNEYVMGAPYFKKATITLENGKKLEISAPKNSDANRYIRSLNYNGKNYTKNYLNHFDLLKGGRLVFDMDNKPNKGRGINESDFPYSFSRDNK
- a CDS encoding GH92 family glycosyl hydrolase, producing the protein MNKMKKKVLMMTMAAVTLSAVAQQPVDYVNPIIGTNGMGHTFPGACTPFGWVQLSPDTDTIPHNVNGAYQKNAYEYCAGYQYRDKTIVGFSHTHLSGTGHSDLGDILLMPAVGDVKLNPGRADHPEEGYRSRFDHATEKATPGYYEVMLDDYGIKAQLTATQRTGVHKYTFPKGKDGHLILDLVHGIYNYDGKVLWANLRVENDTLLTGYRITNGWARTNYTYFAISLSQPIKDYGYKDKEKVLYNGFWRRFKLEKNFPEITGRKIVAYFNFETAKDPELVVKVALSAVSTEGAVKNLRAEASGKSFEQLAEAARTDWNNELDHFEIEGTPDQKAMFYTSLYHTMINPSVYMDVDGSYRGLDHNIHQAKGFTNYTIFSLWDTYRAEHPFLNLVKPERNADMVESMIKHEQQSVHGMLPIWSLMGNENWCMSGYHAVSVLADAITKGVFSNVDEALSAMVSTSTVPYYEGVADYMKLGYIPLDKSGTAASSTLEYAYDDWTIYQTALKAGNKEIADTYRKRALNYRNIYDTSIGFARPRYSDGTFKKEFDVLQTYGEGFIEGNSWNFSFHVPHDVFGMIDLMGGEKTFVQKLDELFSMHLPEKYYEHNEDITEECLVGGYVHGNEPSHHVPYLYAWTSQPWKTQYWLREILNKMYKNDINGLGGNDDCGQMSAWYLFSVMGFYPVCPGTDQYVLGAPYLPYLKLTLPNGKTLEIKAPGVSDKKRYVQSLKLNGESYDKMYITHEDILKGGVLEFKMSASPNKRRGVSVQDKPYSLTNGIN
- a CDS encoding basic secretory family protein → MKKRHLVYAIALIVGMGACAASAKKQAEAKPDVWKSYNVGTVLFEDKASETKGSDIYHRIIPDAESYIKEQARTVLATLYNSPEDSITPVNKIHYTLEDIEGISAKGGGNGDVTIFYSTRHIEKSFAENDTAKLFFETRGVLLHELTHAYQLEPQGIGSYGTNRVFWAFIEGMADAVRVANGGFDGPNARPKGGNYMDGYRTAGYFFVWLRDNKDPEFLRKFNRSTLEVIPWSFDGAIKHILGTEYSIDELWHEYQVAVGDIQV